Proteins encoded by one window of Vampirovibrionales bacterium:
- a CDS encoding GTP-binding protein, with protein MNSPAPASGLASQALAASEPAMPLHLVIVGHVDHGKSSLIGRILYDTQSVEPSRVEKIRRICEEQHKPFELAFLLDALEEEQLQGITIDTTQIRFHTPARDFVIIDAPGHKEFLKNMISGAAKADAAVLIIDAREGVREQSRRHGYLLSLLGVRNIVVVINKMDLVDFDQAAFERVRDEYLAFLSEIGVEPLQVIPLSAFTGDNVTTRSAKMPWYEGESFLGSLERFASPEKQAVDTLRMTVQDVYKFDDRRIVAGRIHSGALAVGDTIQALPSGHQATVLSIETWPSPETPITRVEAGYNAGITLDYQLFLDRGHVLTHPGQGPEPTRYVAANVFWMAPRPLTLGQRVKLKIGAQEAVATVHQIKRVMNSSTMELLPGADGVPRNDVGEVVFRAEQPMVADVYGAFTHTARLVIVDGYDVCGGGIVLATGLKGLNAARGNVQRSEREGANGHRAALIAFDSDASHPRERDSLMRQLERALFDAGLRVSVASAAPGQTQASAGVIAALLEAGQAVLVAKGAFPDDLSPDLTASALSVDLRAHEAALPLAPQLAQASKRLKDALQLSDAASDARRGDLGASLF; from the coding sequence ATGAACTCTCCTGCTCCTGCTTCTGGCCTCGCCTCGCAAGCGCTTGCTGCGAGCGAACCGGCGATGCCCCTGCATCTGGTGATTGTTGGCCATGTGGATCACGGCAAATCGTCGCTGATTGGGCGTATTCTTTACGATACGCAATCGGTCGAGCCGTCGCGGGTGGAAAAAATCCGGCGCATCTGCGAAGAGCAGCATAAGCCCTTTGAGCTGGCCTTTCTCCTCGATGCGCTGGAAGAAGAGCAGCTACAGGGCATTACGATTGACACCACGCAAATCCGTTTTCACACGCCCGCGCGGGATTTCGTCATTATTGACGCGCCGGGGCACAAAGAGTTTCTCAAGAACATGATTTCCGGCGCCGCCAAAGCCGATGCCGCCGTGCTGATTATTGACGCGCGCGAAGGCGTCCGCGAGCAATCGCGCCGCCATGGCTATCTCCTGAGCCTGCTGGGGGTTCGCAACATCGTGGTGGTCATCAACAAGATGGATCTGGTCGACTTCGATCAGGCGGCCTTTGAGCGCGTGCGCGATGAGTATCTCGCCTTTCTAAGCGAAATCGGCGTAGAGCCGCTGCAAGTCATACCGCTGAGCGCGTTTACGGGCGATAACGTGACGACGCGATCAGCAAAAATGCCGTGGTATGAGGGCGAATCCTTCCTCGGCTCGCTGGAGCGCTTCGCCTCTCCCGAAAAACAGGCTGTCGATACGCTGCGCATGACGGTTCAGGACGTTTACAAGTTTGACGATCGGCGCATTGTCGCAGGGCGAATCCACAGCGGGGCGCTCGCGGTGGGCGATACGATTCAGGCCTTGCCGTCGGGGCATCAGGCCACAGTGCTCAGCATCGAGACGTGGCCGTCGCCTGAGACGCCCATCACGCGCGTAGAGGCCGGTTATAACGCGGGTATTACGCTGGATTACCAGCTATTTCTGGATCGCGGCCATGTGCTGACGCATCCGGGCCAAGGGCCGGAACCGACGCGCTATGTGGCGGCCAACGTTTTCTGGATGGCCCCGCGCCCGCTGACCCTCGGTCAGCGCGTCAAGCTGAAAATCGGCGCGCAGGAAGCCGTTGCCACGGTGCATCAAATCAAGCGCGTGATGAATTCCTCCACCATGGAGCTGTTGCCCGGCGCCGATGGCGTCCCGCGCAACGACGTGGGCGAAGTGGTTTTTCGCGCCGAGCAGCCCATGGTCGCCGACGTCTACGGCGCGTTTACGCACACGGCGCGTCTGGTGATTGTCGATGGTTACGACGTTTGCGGCGGCGGCATCGTGCTGGCCACCGGTCTTAAGGGGCTTAATGCCGCGCGCGGCAATGTTCAGCGCTCTGAGCGCGAAGGGGCCAACGGCCATCGCGCCGCCCTGATTGCCTTTGACTCGGACGCCTCGCATCCGCGCGAACGCGACAGCCTGATGCGTCAACTCGAACGCGCGCTGTTTGACGCCGGTCTGCGCGTCAGCGTCGCATCTGCGGCGCCCGGTCAGACGCAGGCCTCGGCGGGCGTCATTGCCGCGTTGCTGGAGGCCGGCCAGGCGGTTCTGGTCGCAAAAGGCGCCTTCCCGGACGACTTATCGCCGGATTTGACGGCATCGGCCCTCTCCGTTGATCTTCGCGCGCATGAGGCGGCCTTGCCGCTGGCGCCGCAATTGGCCCAGGCTTCCAAGCGCCTGAAAGACGCTCTGCAACTGTCGGATGCCGCCAGCGACGCGCGGCGCGGCGATCTGGGCGCATCGCTGTTTTAA
- a CDS encoding sulfate adenylyltransferase subunit 2, whose product MDKLTALEQESIYILRESYKKIDHLAMLWSIGKDSTVLLWLTRKAFFGAVPLPLVHINTTFKIPAMIAYRDQLVRDWRLTLIEGRNHAALAEGMNHERGRLVCCTALKSEGLKQTVEEHGFGGLILGIRGDEEGSRGKERIFSPRNQASEWNAKDQPPEFWDSYKTDFAPGDHIRVHPLLRWSELDIWRYIARERIPVIDLYFADERGMRYRSLGCAPCTFPTASSARTVEDIIAELETTTVTERSGRAQDQEDSHAMEKLRVKGYM is encoded by the coding sequence ATGGACAAACTCACGGCCCTGGAGCAGGAAAGCATCTACATCCTGCGCGAAAGCTATAAAAAGATCGATCACCTCGCCATGCTCTGGTCGATTGGCAAGGATTCCACCGTGCTGCTGTGGCTGACGCGCAAGGCGTTCTTTGGCGCCGTGCCCCTGCCGCTGGTGCATATCAACACCACGTTCAAAATTCCGGCGATGATCGCGTATCGCGATCAGCTCGTGCGCGACTGGCGGCTGACCCTCATTGAGGGGCGCAACCACGCGGCGCTGGCCGAGGGCATGAACCATGAACGCGGGCGGCTGGTCTGCTGCACGGCGCTCAAGTCGGAAGGCCTCAAGCAGACGGTCGAAGAACACGGCTTCGGCGGCCTGATTCTGGGCATTCGCGGCGATGAGGAAGGCAGCCGGGGCAAAGAGCGCATCTTTAGCCCGCGTAATCAGGCCAGCGAGTGGAACGCCAAGGACCAGCCGCCGGAATTCTGGGATTCCTATAAAACCGACTTCGCTCCCGGCGACCATATTCGGGTGCATCCGCTGCTGCGCTGGTCGGAACTCGATATCTGGCGCTATATTGCCCGCGAACGCATCCCGGTTATCGACCTGTATTTTGCCGATGAGCGCGGCATGCGCTACCGCAGTCTGGGTTGCGCGCCCTGCACCTTCCCCACGGCGTCGTCGGCGCGTACGGTGGAAGATATCATCGCAGAACTGGAAACGACCACGGTGACCGAGCGATCGGGCCGCGCCCAAGACCAGGAAGACAGCCACGCGATGGAAAAACTCCGCGTCAAAGGCTATATGTAA
- a CDS encoding bifunctional precorrin-2 dehydrogenase/sirohydrochlorin ferrochelatase translates to MTQTLAGNLPPPLFPAFLNLTTKTVALVGGGAVAAQKLSQLLACGARVRLISPLIRPQTQALLDTAPHLVEIRLRPFALADLSGAHLLITATDDPQVNREAVEAARRLGIWANSVDDPPFCDFFAASTVDRGPVRVAISTQGRFPGFSAALRKTLEAWLPDAHLPDMERLFALRAEARRRIPSSEARAAALKAICAELEARYFGPLMQEAAP, encoded by the coding sequence ATGACGCAGACGCTTGCCGGCAATTTGCCGCCGCCGCTGTTTCCGGCGTTCCTGAATTTGACCACTAAAACCGTGGCGCTGGTGGGCGGCGGGGCGGTCGCGGCGCAGAAACTCTCTCAGCTCTTGGCTTGCGGCGCGCGCGTTCGGCTGATTTCACCCCTAATTCGGCCCCAGACGCAGGCTTTGCTTGACACAGCGCCCCATCTGGTGGAAATTCGCCTGCGGCCCTTTGCGTTGGCGGATCTGTCCGGCGCGCATCTGCTGATCACGGCGACTGATGACCCGCAGGTGAATCGCGAAGCGGTCGAAGCGGCGCGGCGTCTGGGGATTTGGGCCAACTCGGTTGATGATCCGCCCTTCTGCGATTTCTTTGCGGCGTCGACCGTGGATCGCGGTCCGGTGCGGGTGGCCATTTCCACGCAAGGGCGTTTTCCCGGCTTCAGCGCGGCGTTGCGCAAGACGCTGGAGGCCTGGCTGCCGGATGCGCATCTGCCCGACATGGAGCGGCTGTTTGCCCTGCGCGCTGAAGCCCGTCGACGCATCCCGTCTTCAGAAGCCCGCGCCGCTGCCCTGAAAGCCATCTGCGCTGAGTTGGAAGCCCGCTATTTTGGCCCGTTAATGCAGGAGGCTGCCCCATGA
- the cobA gene encoding uroporphyrinogen-III C-methyltransferase, whose amino-acid sequence MALSRSVSGENDSTQALPPGRVTIVGAGPGHPDYLTLKGLRVLQQADVIAYDALLDKSFRFLFPKKAFRIFVGKRCGNHTLAQEDIHRLMIRHARQGKRVVRLKGGDPFVYGRGGEEWLSLTAAGVAVDVVPGVSSLQAAGALAGVPLTHRGLANAVLTLECHRESLERYDWPAIAAFLTGFDATLAILMGSRRVAVIAQRLMAGGVDPATPVALVENATLAAQCARVAPLSQAAAGELTPLTDGPGVLYLGPTVALRALLRDPVGEYAPQTPQNVLNSGMMAR is encoded by the coding sequence ATGGCTCTGTCCCGATCTGTTTCTGGCGAAAATGATTCCACGCAGGCGTTACCGCCCGGTCGCGTGACGATTGTCGGCGCCGGTCCGGGTCACCCGGATTACCTGACGCTCAAGGGTTTGCGCGTCTTGCAACAAGCTGATGTCATTGCCTATGACGCATTGCTGGATAAGTCGTTTCGCTTTCTCTTTCCTAAAAAGGCCTTCCGGATTTTCGTCGGCAAGCGCTGCGGCAATCATACGCTGGCGCAAGAAGACATTCACCGGCTGATGATTCGCCATGCGCGCCAAGGCAAGCGCGTGGTGCGCCTTAAAGGCGGCGATCCCTTCGTGTACGGGCGTGGTGGCGAAGAGTGGCTCTCGCTGACGGCCGCAGGCGTGGCCGTCGATGTCGTGCCCGGCGTTAGTTCGCTTCAGGCGGCGGGCGCTCTGGCTGGCGTGCCCCTGACGCATCGCGGGCTTGCCAACGCCGTGTTGACGCTGGAGTGTCACCGCGAAAGTCTGGAGCGTTACGACTGGCCTGCGATTGCCGCGTTTTTAACCGGATTTGACGCGACCCTTGCGATTTTAATGGGCAGCCGTCGCGTGGCCGTCATTGCCCAACGGCTGATGGCGGGCGGCGTCGACCCGGCGACCCCGGTCGCGCTGGTCGAAAACGCTACGCTGGCTGCGCAATGCGCGCGGGTCGCCCCCCTGTCGCAGGCGGCGGCCGGTGAGCTGACGCCGCTGACCGATGGGCCCGGCGTACTGTATCTGGGGCCGACGGTCGCCTTGCGCGCCCTGTTGCGAGACCCTGTCGGCGAATACGCGCCCCAGACGCCGCAAAATGTTCTCAATTCGGGGATGATGGCGCGATGA
- a CDS encoding phosphoadenylyl-sulfate reductase, whose translation MADKRAALDRDPDLSQTNAALASMTALARVRWGFEVFGDGLAFTSSFGAMSAGLCHLVSVARPGASVYFLETGFHFPQTLAFRDALVSQLGLTLRVLTPALEKSALQAELGPEPYRANPERCCEVNKVAPMRQLLQGVDAWISGVRAGQNAFRDGLAYITRTQEGQYKLHPVLDWTSKDLYDYLQSNQLPTHPLWEQGYTSIGCAPCTRAPLDAADERSGRWAGSDKTECGLHYL comes from the coding sequence ATGGCGGATAAACGCGCGGCGCTGGATCGCGATCCGGATTTATCCCAGACCAATGCGGCGCTGGCCTCGATGACGGCGCTGGCGCGCGTGCGCTGGGGCTTTGAGGTCTTCGGCGACGGGCTGGCGTTTACCTCGTCATTTGGCGCGATGAGCGCGGGCTTGTGCCATCTGGTCAGCGTTGCGCGCCCGGGCGCGAGCGTGTATTTTCTGGAGACGGGCTTTCATTTCCCGCAGACGCTGGCGTTTCGCGATGCGTTGGTCTCACAGCTTGGGCTCACGTTGCGCGTGTTAACCCCAGCGCTTGAAAAATCAGCGCTGCAAGCGGAACTGGGGCCTGAGCCGTATCGCGCCAACCCGGAGCGCTGCTGCGAAGTCAATAAGGTCGCCCCCATGCGGCAATTGTTACAAGGCGTTGACGCTTGGATCTCCGGCGTGCGCGCCGGTCAGAACGCCTTCCGGGACGGTCTGGCGTACATTACGCGCACGCAGGAAGGTCAGTACAAGCTTCACCCGGTTCTGGACTGGACGAGCAAAGACTTGTACGATTACCTCCAGTCGAATCAACTGCCGACGCATCCCCTGTGGGAGCAAGGCTATACCAGCATCGGTTGCGCGCCCTGCACCCGCGCCCCGCTCGACGCCGCCGATGAACGCTCTGGCCGCTGGGCCGGCAGCGATAAGACCGAATGCGGTCTGCATTATCTCTAA
- a CDS encoding anion permease — MTHILSAPGAPLWRTLAGQTGACARQLPARILDTLKAQPLAAIVIGLALLAFGLFHPPAGLSAAGWGALSVFSVAVLLWMTNLTPPHITSALVVGALLLLGVSRPEVIGAAFTHHAVLFLIGAFMLGTAVKETRLSEVLALSLIHRAGSTPARLPALIFAMGLLASFVVQEHVVVAVMFPIVLSLADDIAQIRPGSRYPAFLLVAMAWGAVIGGIATYLGGNRALIADAILHQASGASIGFWELAAIGAPLALALGVAGYGVLRLFFPIDVANLDPALDALSEAHQREEPPSARGRRLRTAIVLTVVLTLWLTLSKQLTLEGIALMGVVGLIALRCVSVSTLLRKTNWRIILIYGGALALSFSLNQTDALRWLEAHLHEAVASFSPQALTGVFSAIALFVTELMNNSAAVSSFLPIALPLGVGAGLSPKLATLAVALSSGLSFILPTSTTAIALILSTPHVRVRQLLAPGVLLKGLSCGMITLWLLYLKP; from the coding sequence ATGACCCATATCCTCTCCGCTCCCGGCGCGCCGCTCTGGCGGACGCTCGCAGGCCAGACAGGCGCCTGTGCGCGTCAGCTCCCCGCGCGGATTCTGGATACCCTGAAGGCCCAGCCGCTGGCAGCGATCGTGATTGGCTTGGCGCTGCTGGCTTTTGGCTTGTTTCATCCGCCGGCGGGCTTGAGCGCGGCGGGCTGGGGGGCGCTGTCGGTCTTTAGCGTCGCGGTGCTGCTGTGGATGACCAATCTGACCCCGCCGCATATCACCAGTGCGCTGGTGGTCGGGGCCCTGCTGCTGCTGGGCGTGAGTCGCCCGGAAGTGATTGGGGCGGCCTTTACGCACCATGCGGTGCTGTTTCTGATTGGCGCTTTTATGCTGGGGACGGCGGTTAAAGAGACGCGACTGTCCGAGGTCCTGGCGCTGAGTCTGATTCACCGCGCGGGATCGACCCCGGCGCGCTTGCCTGCCCTGATTTTTGCGATGGGCCTGCTGGCCAGCTTTGTGGTGCAAGAACATGTTGTCGTCGCCGTGATGTTCCCCATCGTCCTGAGTCTGGCCGATGACATCGCCCAGATTCGTCCCGGTTCGCGCTATCCGGCGTTTTTGCTGGTGGCGATGGCATGGGGCGCGGTCATTGGCGGGATTGCGACCTATCTGGGCGGAAATCGCGCCTTAATCGCCGATGCGATTCTGCATCAGGCAAGCGGCGCCTCGATTGGCTTCTGGGAGCTGGCCGCGATTGGCGCGCCCCTGGCGCTGGCCTTGGGCGTGGCGGGTTATGGCGTTTTGCGGCTGTTCTTTCCTATTGATGTGGCGAATCTGGACCCGGCTCTGGATGCGCTCAGCGAGGCGCACCAGCGCGAAGAGCCGCCTTCGGCGCGTGGACGGCGGCTGCGTACGGCGATCGTTCTCACGGTGGTGCTGACCCTGTGGCTGACGCTGAGCAAACAGCTCACGCTGGAAGGCATCGCGCTGATGGGCGTCGTGGGCCTCATTGCGCTGCGCTGCGTGAGCGTGTCGACGCTGCTGCGCAAGACCAACTGGCGGATTATCCTTATCTACGGCGGCGCGCTGGCCTTGAGCTTCTCGCTGAATCAGACGGATGCGCTGCGCTGGCTGGAGGCGCATTTGCATGAGGCCGTTGCGAGCTTTTCGCCGCAGGCCCTGACGGGGGTTTTCTCAGCCATTGCGCTGTTTGTCACCGAGTTGATGAATAATTCCGCTGCGGTCAGTAGTTTTCTGCCCATTGCGCTGCCGCTGGGCGTGGGCGCGGGCCTCTCGCCCAAGCTGGCCACGCTGGCCGTGGCGCTGTCCAGCGGGTTATCCTTTATTCTGCCCACCAGTACCACGGCCATCGCGCTGATTCTCTCGACGCCGCATGTACGCGTGCGCCAGTTGCTTGCGCCGGGCGTGCTGCTCAAGGGCTTGTCCTGCGGGATGATTACCCTGTGGTTGTTGTATCTTAAGCCCTAG
- a CDS encoding NADPH-dependent assimilatory sulfite reductase hemoprotein subunit gives MNPPETPALDKAETLKAASDYLRGSIARELAAPTDHFSADASALLKFHGMYQQDDRDQRQSSAQGKTKVYSLMVRGRIPGGRLSASQYAVWDDIASQYANGSLRITTRQSFQLHGVLKSNVKPVIQAIHRALLSTVAACGDVARNVTQAPNPLGLFELSLLDGVAATLSDHFKPKTPAYAEIWLDDEKVAAVTAASEDASAQTPETQAEPLYGATYLPRKFKMAVTLAGNNTVDLYSNDLGFAATLRSDGRIDGYFVFVGGGQGMTHNKPETFPRLADCLGWIPEWDLIPVAEAVLTTQRDYGDRSNRRHARLKYLLHDRGVEWFRGEVEARSGVRFNGEIPLAPWQTPSYLGWRKRADGRWSLGCHTLSGRIVDRQSAPLKSTLRAIIDAYALDVQLTCDQDLILLGVEEADKPAIEARLAEAGLDLSSPAPLYDRALACVALPTCGLAITESERYLPTLLPVIQSALERHGLSQRAPVVRMTGCPNGCARPYSAELALVGRSPGVYAVFSGGNVEGTRLAELLSEGVRDADFPAYVDRLFALWRAQGEPAERLGDFIARYSIPAAREALAPPSLETSS, from the coding sequence ATGAATCCGCCCGAGACCCCGGCCCTGGACAAGGCCGAAACGCTGAAGGCCGCCTCGGATTACCTGCGCGGGAGTATTGCCCGGGAGTTGGCCGCGCCGACGGATCATTTCAGCGCGGACGCCTCCGCCCTGCTCAAATTCCACGGGATGTACCAGCAGGACGATCGCGACCAGCGCCAGTCCTCTGCGCAAGGCAAGACGAAGGTCTACTCGCTGATGGTGCGCGGGCGCATCCCCGGCGGCCGCCTGAGCGCGTCCCAATACGCCGTATGGGATGATATTGCGTCTCAGTACGCCAACGGCTCGCTTCGCATCACTACGCGCCAGAGCTTTCAGCTCCATGGCGTCCTGAAAAGCAACGTCAAACCCGTGATTCAGGCCATTCATCGCGCCTTGCTGTCCACGGTTGCGGCGTGCGGCGACGTGGCCCGCAACGTGACCCAGGCCCCCAACCCGCTTGGCCTGTTTGAGCTCAGCCTGCTTGACGGCGTGGCTGCGACTCTTTCCGATCATTTCAAGCCGAAAACCCCCGCTTATGCCGAAATCTGGCTCGATGACGAGAAAGTTGCCGCCGTGACGGCCGCGTCAGAAGACGCTTCTGCCCAAACGCCTGAGACTCAGGCCGAACCCCTGTACGGGGCGACTTACCTGCCGCGTAAATTCAAGATGGCCGTGACGCTGGCGGGCAATAATACGGTCGATCTCTACAGCAATGACCTGGGCTTTGCCGCAACGCTGCGCAGTGACGGGCGTATCGACGGTTACTTCGTCTTTGTCGGCGGCGGTCAGGGAATGACGCACAACAAACCCGAGACCTTTCCGCGTCTGGCCGACTGTCTGGGCTGGATTCCCGAGTGGGACCTGATTCCGGTCGCCGAGGCGGTTCTCACCACCCAGCGCGATTACGGCGACCGCAGCAACCGCCGGCACGCCCGCCTCAAGTATCTGCTGCACGATCGCGGCGTCGAGTGGTTTCGCGGCGAAGTCGAGGCGCGTTCGGGCGTGCGCTTCAATGGCGAGATTCCCCTTGCGCCGTGGCAAACGCCCTCTTATCTGGGCTGGCGTAAGCGCGCCGATGGGCGTTGGTCGCTGGGATGCCACACGTTATCGGGCCGCATCGTCGATCGCCAGAGCGCGCCGCTGAAATCTACGCTGAGGGCCATCATTGACGCCTATGCGCTCGATGTTCAACTGACCTGCGATCAGGATCTCATCCTGCTGGGCGTCGAAGAGGCTGATAAGCCCGCCATTGAGGCGCGTCTGGCTGAAGCCGGTCTGGATCTTTCCAGTCCCGCCCCGCTCTATGATCGCGCGCTGGCTTGCGTGGCCCTTCCTACCTGCGGACTGGCGATTACCGAGTCTGAGCGCTATTTGCCCACGCTGCTGCCGGTGATTCAAAGCGCGCTGGAGCGTCATGGTCTGTCGCAGCGCGCGCCTGTGGTGCGGATGACGGGTTGTCCCAATGGCTGTGCGCGTCCGTACTCCGCTGAACTGGCGCTGGTAGGGCGCTCGCCGGGCGTTTACGCCGTATTTTCGGGCGGGAATGTTGAAGGAACCCGTCTGGCCGAGCTGTTGAGCGAAGGCGTCCGCGATGCCGATTTTCCGGCTTATGTGGACCGCCTTTTTGCCCTGTGGCGCGCGCAAGGCGAGCCCGCCGAGCGTCTGGGCGACTTCATCGCCCGCTATTCGATTCCCGCCGCCCGCGAGGCTCTTGCCCCGCCTTCTCTGGAGACTTCGTCATGA
- a CDS encoding SurA N-terminal domain-containing protein yields MTLTIARLRSLAASLSFATVLSATLMAGVTLSITLPLAGCADKSAETALTINKTIKITRGEYDAVHDAFLKRLNLGVEGEKEKEAALKNTLLQEQIKQMTFNKLIFTALLNQDAKALNVSVSDADLKSYKDKNLAQIGGSEALDKVLKSEGMTQAEFDQNLRDEILIKKYVEAKAQRENLPLTVSDADAQQFYNAHKAMFNQPESVRASHILFKALPNIIKQDALQKNPKATEADIAREVSRIQGEKKKAAQETLAHVLKTPADFEKLARDKSDDAATGLFGGNLNMLTQQSADPSFWRAIIGPAHQLRPGDKAGKILPQVVQSIFGYHVVRVTGYRPAGQVPFAQVREELREQMAMQKRQAVLMAWMGSKRQGIELDFAPDLKPAGMDAAPGAGASSNPAKTPQNAAQARKAADAMGAAPPPAPVKSGG; encoded by the coding sequence ATGACCCTGACCATTGCGCGACTGCGGTCGCTTGCCGCAAGCCTGAGTTTTGCGACGGTTCTGAGCGCGACGCTGATGGCGGGCGTTACCCTGTCGATCACCCTGCCGCTGGCGGGCTGCGCCGATAAATCCGCTGAAACGGCCCTGACCATCAATAAAACCATCAAGATTACCCGTGGCGAGTACGATGCGGTTCATGACGCCTTTCTCAAGCGCCTGAATCTGGGCGTGGAAGGCGAAAAAGAGAAGGAAGCCGCGCTGAAGAACACGCTGTTGCAAGAACAAATCAAGCAGATGACCTTCAACAAGCTGATTTTCACGGCGCTGCTCAATCAGGACGCCAAAGCCCTGAACGTGTCGGTCAGCGACGCGGATCTCAAATCCTACAAAGATAAGAATCTGGCGCAGATTGGCGGGTCCGAAGCGCTCGACAAAGTACTGAAATCCGAAGGCATGACGCAAGCCGAATTCGACCAGAACCTGCGTGACGAGATTCTCATTAAGAAATACGTGGAAGCCAAAGCCCAGCGCGAGAATCTGCCGCTGACGGTGAGCGACGCCGACGCCCAGCAGTTTTACAATGCCCACAAGGCGATGTTTAACCAGCCGGAGTCCGTACGCGCCTCGCATATCCTGTTTAAGGCGCTTCCCAACATCATTAAGCAGGACGCGCTGCAGAAAAACCCCAAGGCGACTGAAGCCGACATCGCGCGCGAAGTCAGCCGCATTCAGGGCGAGAAGAAAAAAGCCGCACAGGAGACCCTTGCCCACGTGCTGAAAACCCCGGCGGACTTTGAAAAACTGGCGCGCGATAAATCCGACGACGCGGCCACCGGCCTGTTTGGCGGTAATCTGAATATGCTCACCCAGCAGAGCGCCGACCCCAGCTTCTGGCGCGCTATTATCGGCCCGGCGCATCAGTTGCGCCCCGGCGACAAGGCGGGCAAGATTCTGCCGCAGGTGGTGCAGTCGATTTTTGGGTATCACGTGGTGCGCGTCACCGGCTACCGGCCCGCAGGGCAGGTCCCCTTTGCGCAGGTGCGCGAGGAGCTGCGCGAGCAAATGGCGATGCAGAAACGCCAAGCCGTGCTGATGGCCTGGATGGGTTCCAAGCGTCAGGGCATTGAGCTGGATTTTGCGCCGGATCTCAAACCAGCGGGTATGGACGCTGCGCCGGGCGCCGGGGCGTCTTCCAACCCTGCGAAAACCCCGCAAAATGCCGCGCAGGCCCGTAAAGCCGCCGATGCGATGGGCGCTGCGCCGCCGCCGGCGCCGGTTAAGTCGGGCGGGTAA
- the cysC gene encoding adenylyl-sulfate kinase — protein sequence MSGAGKSTLASALAEKLAALHLPAEILDGDVVRGYLSQELGYSRADRDVNVRRIAYVAGLLARHGVFVITAVISPYADARAEARRLSPRFVEIYVSASIDALRARDPKGLYARADAGEIPQFTGVCDPYEPPQNPDITVQTDSQTVEESVDIILNALRDRALLPQKALQEPVYGG from the coding sequence ATGTCTGGCGCGGGGAAATCCACGCTCGCCAGCGCGTTGGCCGAAAAACTCGCTGCGCTGCATCTGCCTGCCGAAATTCTGGATGGGGATGTCGTGCGCGGCTACCTGAGCCAGGAATTGGGCTATTCGCGCGCCGATCGCGACGTTAATGTGCGCCGAATCGCCTATGTCGCCGGGCTCTTGGCCCGCCACGGCGTGTTTGTGATTACGGCAGTCATCTCGCCCTATGCCGACGCCCGCGCAGAAGCCCGTCGCCTGTCGCCGCGCTTTGTGGAAATCTACGTGAGCGCCTCGATCGACGCCTTGCGCGCCCGCGATCCCAAGGGCCTGTACGCGCGCGCCGACGCCGGCGAGATTCCTCAGTTTACCGGCGTGTGCGATCCGTATGAACCGCCTCAGAACCCTGATATAACGGTCCAGACCGATTCGCAAACCGTGGAGGAATCTGTCGATATCATTCTAAACGCCTTGCGCGATCGCGCATTACTGCCGCAGAAAGCCTTACAGGAGCCTGTTTATGGCGGATAA